Proteins found in one Planctomycetes bacterium MalM25 genomic segment:
- a CDS encoding Beta-porphyranase A precursor — MGYRFFSRARKPRRSCSSRSGRGGLERLEPRQLLTTVVADYVDQYATPAPAFGWQYLWNESGALGTPSNYTAMVQDSWRYRPTTGESFPYLGATFAHPGSGVDEADSGGIDRYAIAAFTVSVAGEYSITDSLINRDGANGDGVEVVVHVNSQPVTQLLSLGPASSDNFDSDLGNLSVGDTIYVGIGPDGPGGGSSKGNDGVGFDFSITLGETEPEPPVTVSIDLETQRYLSGVSDLDRDKFFTHHSGNTSDSQISAFRSEYEVERGRQFWGPLPYAKQQTGQVGVYPNTTPSTDQSVRPVSQVVHTGHPRDALRYDTDVQAAADYVTTYYTTVVNDVPEFYEPMNEPFVHAGDSEFSDAPSTEAMRLKMAELYAAIGEAVDDTPALANMNVVGYASAWPSMELWDFGHWDSRMKMFMDVAGEHMDAFSTHLYDGVNVTGQNTRRSGSNSEAILDLIETYSHVKWGEVKPHAITEYGGIESGYGDTYTDIRSAQSLRSINHLLFNLLEREDDLLISIPFITDKATWFLSPGNNCEPYGAALWKHIAPTASCNGPYEYTWKVKFFDLWKDVQGERGVIDTSDPDVQAQLFIDGNTAYVAVNNLADSAQTIDLELLSGMSGLQNVELRQMEIPSSASLEPTYTETVQANAPESVTLQTGGTAVLVYNFDSPIEFNKTVHSEKYYTTTHLQPINADQAINFNFDGVQTASEGEATLRMSIGRKHDRSKAPEVTVNGTQVDVPADWKGYDQANRDDFFGMIEIPVAIELLQANNDISVTFPDTGGRVSSMILAVEAVEAPLPGDYDRDADVDLLDMVYWRNAYGGVDEAALQADGNGDGVVNAADYTVWRDIYEAIPAATASQEVATATAPAPVATEQAEVAGVVEVTPVSPSLPSAAAMLAVASRAVDAAAGDDEPSQEASTGNNATMAQLLLISEALQADEEDQDQAFAEEQAAADDGSLETLEEAFALVS; from the coding sequence ATGGGCTACCGCTTCTTCTCCCGCGCTCGCAAGCCGCGACGCTCCTGCTCGTCCCGCTCCGGAAGGGGCGGCCTCGAGCGGCTGGAGCCGCGCCAGCTGCTAACGACGGTGGTCGCGGACTACGTCGATCAGTACGCGACGCCGGCGCCCGCATTCGGCTGGCAGTACCTCTGGAACGAGAGCGGCGCCCTCGGCACGCCGAGCAACTACACCGCCATGGTTCAGGACAGCTGGCGCTACCGACCGACGACCGGAGAGAGCTTCCCCTACCTGGGCGCCACCTTCGCGCACCCGGGCTCCGGCGTCGATGAAGCCGACTCGGGCGGGATCGACCGCTACGCGATCGCCGCGTTCACCGTTTCCGTTGCGGGCGAGTACTCGATCACCGACAGCCTGATCAACCGCGACGGTGCGAACGGCGACGGCGTTGAGGTCGTGGTGCACGTTAACAGCCAGCCCGTGACCCAGCTGCTGAGCCTCGGCCCCGCCAGTTCGGACAACTTCGACTCCGACCTGGGCAATCTGTCGGTAGGCGACACGATCTACGTCGGCATCGGTCCGGACGGCCCGGGCGGCGGATCGAGCAAGGGGAACGACGGCGTCGGTTTCGACTTCTCGATCACGCTGGGCGAAACGGAACCCGAGCCGCCGGTCACCGTCTCGATCGATCTCGAGACGCAACGGTACCTGAGCGGTGTCTCGGACCTCGATCGCGACAAGTTCTTCACGCACCACTCGGGGAACACCTCGGACTCGCAGATCTCGGCGTTCCGATCCGAGTACGAGGTCGAACGCGGACGCCAGTTCTGGGGGCCGCTGCCATACGCGAAGCAGCAGACCGGGCAGGTCGGCGTCTACCCGAACACGACGCCCTCTACCGATCAGTCGGTGCGGCCGGTGAGTCAGGTTGTCCATACGGGCCACCCGCGGGACGCGCTGCGGTACGACACCGACGTGCAAGCCGCCGCCGATTATGTCACGACCTACTACACCACGGTCGTGAACGACGTTCCCGAGTTCTACGAGCCGATGAACGAGCCCTTCGTTCACGCCGGCGACTCGGAGTTCTCAGACGCGCCCAGCACCGAAGCGATGCGGCTGAAGATGGCCGAGCTGTACGCGGCGATCGGCGAGGCCGTCGACGACACGCCCGCGCTGGCGAACATGAACGTGGTCGGCTACGCGAGCGCCTGGCCCTCCATGGAGCTGTGGGACTTCGGCCACTGGGACTCGCGGATGAAGATGTTCATGGACGTCGCCGGCGAGCACATGGACGCCTTCTCCACGCACCTGTACGACGGCGTCAACGTCACGGGGCAGAACACCCGCCGCTCAGGCAGCAACTCCGAAGCGATCCTCGACCTGATCGAGACCTACAGCCATGTGAAGTGGGGCGAGGTGAAGCCGCACGCCATCACCGAGTACGGCGGCATCGAGAGCGGCTACGGCGACACGTACACCGATATCCGCTCCGCTCAGAGCCTCCGCTCGATCAACCACCTGCTCTTCAATCTGCTGGAGCGGGAGGACGACCTCCTGATCAGCATCCCGTTCATCACGGACAAGGCGACCTGGTTCCTCTCGCCCGGCAACAACTGCGAGCCCTACGGGGCGGCGTTGTGGAAGCACATCGCCCCCACGGCCAGTTGCAACGGCCCTTACGAGTACACCTGGAAGGTCAAATTCTTTGATCTCTGGAAAGATGTGCAAGGTGAGCGTGGTGTGATCGACACCTCCGATCCCGACGTCCAGGCGCAGCTGTTCATCGACGGCAACACGGCTTACGTCGCCGTGAACAATCTGGCCGATAGCGCCCAGACGATCGACCTCGAGCTCCTGTCCGGAATGAGCGGCTTGCAGAACGTCGAGCTCCGCCAGATGGAGATCCCCTCCAGCGCCAGCCTGGAGCCGACGTACACCGAAACCGTCCAGGCGAACGCGCCAGAGAGCGTCACGCTACAAACGGGCGGCACCGCGGTGCTTGTTTACAACTTCGATTCTCCGATCGAATTCAATAAGACCGTTCACTCCGAGAAGTACTACACGACCACGCACTTGCAGCCGATCAACGCCGACCAGGCCATCAACTTCAACTTCGACGGTGTCCAGACCGCCAGCGAAGGCGAAGCGACCCTGCGGATGAGCATCGGGCGGAAGCACGACCGCTCGAAGGCGCCCGAAGTGACCGTCAACGGCACGCAAGTCGACGTCCCCGCTGACTGGAAGGGGTACGACCAAGCCAACCGCGACGACTTCTTCGGCATGATCGAAATCCCCGTAGCGATCGAGCTGCTCCAGGCGAACAACGACATCTCCGTGACCTTCCCCGACACGGGCGGTCGCGTCAGTTCGATGATCCTGGCCGTCGAGGCGGTCGAAGCCCCCCTGCCGGGCGACTACGACCGCGACGCGGATGTCGATCTTCTCGACATGGTGTACTGGCGCAACGCCTACGGCGGGGTCGACGAGGCGGCGCTGCAGGCCGACGGCAACGGCGACGGCGTCGTCAACGCCGCGGACTATACCGTCTGGCGAGACATCTACGAGGCGATCCCCGCCGCCACCGCATCGCAAGAGGTCGCCACCGCCACGGCCCCCGCGCCCGTCGCAACCGAGCAGGCCGAAGTCGCTGGGGTCGTCGAGGTCACCCCGGTGTCGCCGTCGCTCCCCAGCGCGGCCGCGATGCTCGCCGTGGCGTCACGGGCCGTGGACGCCGCCGCCGGAGACGACGAGCCGAGCCAGGAAGCGAGCACGGGCAACAACGCGACTATGGCGCAGCTGCTCCTCATCTCGGAGGCTCTCCAGGCCGACGAGGAGGACCAAGACCAGGCCTTCGCCGAGGAGCAAGCCGCCGCCGACGACGGCTCTCTTGAGACGCTCGAAGAGGCCTTCGCGCTGGTCTCCTGA
- the mshA_3 gene encoding D-inositol 3-phosphate glycosyltransferase, giving the protein MSLLPTIAPTDPAAPAVEPQRNATPIPASPQPPARVATAKVLHVVNGEHFSGAERVQDLLAMALPRFGYSVGFASLKPGRFGDQRQSIDAPLYETSMRGRWDLGVARRIARIVRQEGYSLLHAHTPRSLLVSVLAARLAKVPLIYHVHSPASRDSTRRLVNWSNDLLERGCAGRAAQVITVSPTLTDHMRKVGVSPDKLRCVLNGVPRLDPDSPAARLRRKPLEPFVIAMVALFRPRKGAEVLLDALASLRSRELDVRLEMIGPFETPEYEEQLRNRVSKRGLFDAVHWAGFTSDVPKALARADALALPSLFGEGLPMVVLEAMASGLPVVATRCEGTTEAILHRETGFLVEPDSVSQLADAIEELFNGETDYPLMSAASRQRHADRFSDEAMARQVAGIYDGVLR; this is encoded by the coding sequence ATGTCGCTCCTGCCGACGATTGCGCCCACGGACCCCGCCGCGCCCGCGGTCGAACCGCAGCGCAACGCAACGCCGATCCCTGCGTCGCCGCAGCCACCCGCCCGGGTGGCGACCGCCAAGGTGCTGCACGTGGTGAACGGCGAGCACTTCTCCGGCGCCGAGCGCGTGCAGGATCTGCTCGCGATGGCGTTGCCCCGGTTTGGCTACTCGGTCGGCTTCGCGAGCCTCAAGCCGGGCCGGTTCGGCGACCAGCGACAATCGATCGACGCGCCGCTGTACGAGACCTCGATGCGCGGCCGCTGGGACCTGGGCGTCGCGCGGCGGATCGCGCGGATCGTCCGCCAGGAGGGCTACTCGCTGCTGCACGCGCACACGCCCCGCTCGTTGCTGGTCTCGGTGCTCGCGGCGCGGCTCGCTAAGGTCCCGCTGATCTACCACGTCCACAGCCCGGCGAGCCGCGACTCGACCCGCCGGCTGGTGAACTGGTCGAACGACCTGCTCGAGCGTGGCTGCGCCGGCCGCGCGGCCCAAGTGATCACCGTCTCGCCCACGCTGACCGACCACATGCGGAAAGTCGGCGTGTCGCCCGACAAGCTGCGGTGCGTCCTGAACGGCGTGCCGCGGCTCGACCCCGACTCGCCCGCCGCGCGGCTGCGGCGCAAGCCCTTGGAGCCGTTCGTCATCGCGATGGTCGCGCTGTTCCGCCCGCGGAAGGGCGCCGAGGTGCTGCTCGACGCGCTGGCGTCGCTCCGCTCGAGGGAGCTCGACGTGCGGCTCGAGATGATCGGCCCGTTCGAGACCCCCGAGTACGAGGAGCAGCTCCGCAACCGGGTGTCGAAGCGAGGCTTGTTCGACGCGGTCCACTGGGCCGGCTTCACCAGCGACGTCCCCAAGGCGCTCGCCCGCGCCGACGCGCTCGCGCTGCCCAGCCTGTTCGGCGAGGGGCTGCCGATGGTCGTCCTCGAGGCGATGGCCTCGGGCCTGCCGGTGGTGGCCACGCGTTGCGAGGGGACGACCGAGGCGATCCTGCACCGCGAGACCGGCTTCCTCGTCGAGCCGGACAGCGTGAGCCAGCTGGCCGACGCGATCGAGGAGCTGTTCAACGGCGAGACCGATTACCCGCTCATGTCGGCCGCCTCGCGGCAACGCCACGCCGACCGCTTCAGCGACGAGGCGATGGCCCGCCAGGTCGCGGGCATCTACGACGGCGTGCTGAGGTAG
- a CDS encoding Putative 2-hydroxyacid dehydrogenase produces MPRAFYTDFPWADAEIERGLLAEAGCTLDLSPDNQEQTLIDRVGDADAILTCWAPVTARVIDAAPNCRHISRTGIGLDNIDVEHATKKGIVVTNVPDYCIQEVAEHALAMVFALGRKIAAGHLATKQGEYDLVGLQPIERISGKTLGVIGLGRTGTLLAQKAQAVGMNVIGTNRSQSTPEGVRWRPLEALLAESDYVSLNCPLSDETHHLMSEATLARMKPTAFLINTSRGGLIDHPALAAALDAGQLAGAALDVQDTEPPDLSQAPYNDPRVIVTPHTAFVSSDAVTELRTRVGRQVAAFLRGERPEQVVNPEVLAS; encoded by the coding sequence ATGCCCCGCGCTTTCTATACCGACTTCCCCTGGGCCGACGCCGAGATCGAACGCGGCCTGCTCGCCGAGGCCGGCTGCACGCTCGACCTCTCGCCGGACAACCAGGAGCAGACGCTCATCGACCGCGTCGGCGATGCGGACGCGATCCTCACCTGTTGGGCGCCGGTCACCGCGCGGGTGATCGACGCGGCTCCGAATTGCCGGCACATCAGCCGGACGGGCATCGGTTTGGACAACATCGACGTCGAGCACGCCACGAAGAAGGGGATCGTCGTCACGAACGTCCCCGACTACTGCATCCAGGAGGTCGCCGAGCACGCGCTGGCGATGGTCTTCGCGCTGGGCCGGAAGATCGCCGCCGGCCACCTCGCGACCAAGCAGGGGGAGTACGACCTCGTCGGCTTGCAGCCGATCGAGCGGATCAGCGGCAAGACGCTCGGCGTGATCGGCCTGGGGCGCACGGGGACGCTCCTCGCGCAGAAGGCGCAAGCCGTCGGCATGAACGTCATCGGCACGAACCGCTCCCAGTCGACGCCGGAAGGCGTCCGATGGCGCCCGCTTGAGGCGTTGCTCGCCGAATCGGACTACGTCTCCCTGAACTGTCCACTCAGCGACGAAACCCACCACCTGATGAGCGAGGCGACGCTCGCCCGGATGAAGCCGACGGCGTTCCTCATCAACACCTCGCGGGGCGGGTTGATCGACCACCCGGCGCTCGCCGCCGCCCTCGACGCGGGCCAGCTCGCCGGCGCCGCGCTCGACGTGCAGGACACGGAGCCGCCCGACCTCTCGCAGGCTCCGTATAATGACCCGCGGGTGATCGTCACCCCGCACACAGCGTTCGTTTCGTCCGACGCGGTCACCGAGCTGCGGACCCGCGTCGGCCGCCAGGTGGCCGCCTTCCTGCGGGGCGAGCGGCCCGAGCAGGTGGTGAACCCGGAGGTGCTAGCGTCGTAG
- a CDS encoding Glycosyl Hydrolase Family 88 translates to MPNALKDESSPYLLQHQDNPVDWRPWGEEALALAKQEDKPIFLSIGYSACHWCHVMEHESFENAELAATLNQHFVCIKVDREERPDLDQIYMNAVQAMTGRGGWPMSVFLTPDLKPFYGGTYWPPTAQRGMPGFDQVLEAVQDAWQNRRDQAIEMGDQLTEKLGQLVAADGGDDTPLDLELLLGAGRELERTFDATHGGFGGAPKFPHTMDLSVLLRLWKTTGRGAWLDMVRTTLTQMAAGGIYDHLGGGFARYSVDERWLVPHFEKMLYDNALLAGVYTEAFQATGDAEFRRIASETLDYVLRDMTAPDGGFYSTEDADSLPANDPEGHAEEGLYYTWKPEEIRKAIGEEEADTFCRVYDVTPIGNFEGRNVLSLPKSISAQAKLMGVNEADLRRELAGWREKLTALREKRPRPGLDDKVLAGWNGLMIDALARAGGAFGEAKYTGAASRAADFVLDKMRDADGRLLHTSRGGEAKLAAYLDDYTAMANGLVSLYEATFDERRLEQAAELLDVVLDKFADPDGGGFFYTADDHEALIVRNKELTDNATPGGASLAATALVRLSKLTGQAKYLDAAEQTLQAAAPLMQKAPTASGQMLAALDLWLGPTEEVVLMGIGPDAEQIAAELRRQLAPRRVLAGRIGPCQPSPLMAPLFEGKTSVNGEATLYVCQGHTCGEPIVGAAAIRAALAS, encoded by the coding sequence ATGCCCAACGCGCTCAAGGACGAGTCCTCCCCCTACCTGCTCCAGCACCAGGACAACCCGGTCGATTGGCGGCCCTGGGGCGAGGAGGCCTTGGCCCTGGCCAAGCAGGAAGACAAGCCGATCTTCTTGTCGATCGGCTACTCGGCGTGCCACTGGTGCCACGTGATGGAGCACGAGAGTTTTGAGAACGCGGAGCTCGCCGCCACGCTCAACCAGCACTTCGTTTGCATCAAGGTCGACCGCGAAGAGCGCCCCGACCTCGACCAGATCTACATGAACGCCGTCCAGGCGATGACGGGGCGGGGCGGGTGGCCGATGAGCGTCTTCCTGACGCCCGACCTCAAGCCGTTCTACGGCGGCACCTACTGGCCCCCCACCGCGCAACGCGGCATGCCCGGCTTCGACCAGGTACTCGAGGCGGTGCAGGACGCGTGGCAGAACCGCCGCGACCAGGCGATCGAGATGGGCGATCAGCTCACCGAGAAGCTCGGCCAGCTGGTCGCCGCCGACGGGGGCGACGACACACCGCTCGACTTAGAACTTTTATTGGGTGCGGGGCGCGAGCTGGAGCGGACCTTCGACGCCACGCACGGCGGCTTCGGCGGCGCGCCGAAGTTCCCGCACACGATGGACCTGAGCGTCCTCTTGCGGCTGTGGAAGACCACCGGCCGCGGCGCATGGCTCGACATGGTCCGCACGACGCTCACGCAGATGGCCGCCGGCGGCATCTACGACCACCTGGGTGGCGGCTTCGCGCGGTACAGCGTCGACGAGCGGTGGCTCGTGCCGCACTTCGAGAAGATGCTGTACGACAACGCGCTGCTCGCCGGCGTCTACACCGAGGCGTTCCAAGCGACCGGCGACGCCGAGTTCCGCCGCATCGCGAGCGAGACGCTCGATTACGTGCTCCGCGACATGACCGCGCCCGACGGCGGGTTCTACAGCACCGAGGACGCCGACAGCCTGCCCGCGAACGATCCGGAGGGCCACGCGGAGGAGGGGCTCTACTACACGTGGAAGCCCGAGGAGATCCGCAAGGCGATCGGCGAGGAGGAGGCCGACACGTTCTGCCGCGTGTACGACGTCACGCCGATCGGCAACTTCGAGGGCCGCAACGTGCTCTCGCTGCCCAAGTCGATCAGCGCGCAGGCGAAGCTGATGGGCGTCAACGAGGCCGACCTCCGCCGCGAGCTGGCCGGCTGGCGCGAGAAGCTCACCGCTTTGCGCGAGAAGCGACCCCGCCCCGGCCTGGACGACAAGGTCCTGGCGGGCTGGAACGGCCTGATGATCGACGCCCTCGCCCGCGCCGGCGGCGCCTTCGGCGAGGCGAAGTACACGGGCGCGGCGAGCCGCGCTGCGGACTTCGTGCTCGACAAGATGCGCGATGCCGACGGCCGTCTGCTGCACACCTCGCGCGGCGGCGAGGCGAAGCTCGCCGCGTACCTGGACGACTACACGGCGATGGCGAACGGCTTGGTCTCGCTGTACGAGGCGACCTTCGACGAGCGGCGGCTCGAGCAGGCGGCCGAGCTGCTCGACGTGGTGCTCGACAAGTTCGCCGACCCGGACGGGGGCGGCTTCTTCTACACGGCCGACGACCACGAGGCGCTGATCGTCCGCAACAAGGAACTGACCGACAACGCCACGCCCGGCGGCGCCTCGCTGGCGGCGACCGCCCTGGTGCGGCTCAGCAAGCTGACCGGCCAGGCGAAGTACCTCGACGCGGCCGAGCAGACGCTCCAGGCGGCCGCCCCGCTCATGCAGAAGGCGCCCACCGCCAGCGGCCAGATGCTCGCGGCGCTCGACCTCTGGCTCGGACCGACCGAGGAGGTGGTCCTCATGGGGATCGGCCCCGACGCCGAGCAGATCGCCGCCGAGTTGCGCCGCCAACTCGCCCCCCGCCGGGTGCTCGCGGGCCGGATCGGCCCCTGCCAACCCTCGCCGCTGATGGCTCCGCTGTTCGAGGGGAAGACCTCGGTCAACGGCGAGGCGACGCTGTACGTCTGCCAAGGCCACACGTGCGGCGAGCCGATCGTTGGCGCGGCGGCGATTCGCGCGGCGCTGGCGAGTTAG
- the sigW_7 gene encoding ECF RNA polymerase sigma factor SigW, translating to MPDAAPHPPNRPHSKEEALDQWLVLRAQDSEEDALRRLVARWSARLKRHATRLTGDPHGAADVAQEAWIAIVRGLPRLEDPACFRRWAYRIVTNKSADWVRRRQTHRAHNAPLVEEPTAASVEPTDERLDALGVALAKLPDKDRTILAMHYTESMPLTEIAEALTLPVGTVKSRLYHARQRLKATLEPQSPEDRS from the coding sequence ATGCCCGACGCCGCCCCCCATCCGCCGAACCGGCCGCACTCTAAGGAGGAGGCCCTCGATCAGTGGCTCGTCCTCCGCGCCCAGGACAGCGAGGAGGACGCCCTGCGGCGGCTGGTCGCCCGCTGGTCGGCGCGGCTCAAGCGGCATGCCACACGGCTCACGGGCGACCCCCACGGGGCGGCCGACGTCGCCCAGGAAGCCTGGATCGCCATCGTGCGGGGCCTGCCGCGCCTGGAAGACCCGGCGTGCTTCCGCCGTTGGGCGTACCGGATCGTGACCAACAAATCGGCCGACTGGGTCCGCCGCCGCCAGACCCACCGCGCCCACAACGCGCCGCTGGTCGAAGAGCCGACCGCGGCAAGCGTGGAACCAACCGACGAACGGCTCGACGCCCTCGGCGTCGCGCTCGCGAAGCTTCCAGACAAGGACCGCACCATCCTGGCGATGCACTACACCGAATCAATGCCGCTGACCGAAATCGCCGAGGCGCTCACGCTGCCCGTCGGCACCGTGAAGTCACGCCTCTACCACGCCCGCCAACGGCTCAAGGCGACGCTCGAACCCCAAAGCCCGGAGGACCGATCATGA